The sequence ATAAGCTTGATGTATTTATCAATGATGTAAAAAAGATTGAATTTATTAGTGGTAATGAAGAAATAGAAAGTTTGATAACAAAGAAGGCGGAATTTTTAGAATTTACAACAATCGTGAACTTGATCAGCAATAATGACGGTCATGGCTATATGTCACTTATGCCCTACAAAATGGATGAAAGAGGGAGAAACCGGTAAAAATAAAATTGTGGAGTAGCTTCATGAATAACATATTGTTAATTGCTTACAAAGCAAATGATGTTATTTCTAATCTGTTAAACTTAGTTAAATTTGAAACATGGATGAATGTTCGATTAAATATAATGGTGAAAATTTTGAACTTTATTTTTCAGCTCCAGTAAATTATGATGGTAAATTTTTACAGTTTCAAACTGTCACGAAGATTTCGTTGTTAATTTAAGATCAGATGGTGAAATGCAACCGGACAAATTGTAATAAATAAAAGATGTAAGAAATCTGAATCTGAATTTGCGAGATGAAAATTCTGAATTAATTTCCATGCCAATGCTAAATCAAGAAACAAAAAGCAAAAATTGTTGCAAAATCTATTGATTAATGAATTGAAAATTGAGAACAACGTACAACAAATATTAATTGTCAAAGAATTTACAAACCGAACACCGTTAATAATTTGATGAACTTATCGCAATCAAAATTGAGTAAAGGTCAAATCTCTCTTATGAATTCTAGTGATCAAGATATTGCATGATGGATAGTCCCGAAAAGTGTAATTGAACGAGATACAATGCCGCTACACCGCTTAAGAAAAGCAATGAAAGCTGATCCTTCATACAGATTTGATATTGAAGATGCTTTTAATGATCAAGGAATTTATTCAACGTCACCCGGAGAAAAAAAGACGGAATTAGAAAATTATTAAATGAAGGGAAAAAAATTTCTTGTGGATCAACTTATATTCAACCCTATGAAGAAATGTTCTGGAGAGTCTTTAGTACGTCAATTTTACTTTTGGAAAAAGTGGCTTAAAAATGAATTCAATTATGATGCAAAAGTATATTGGAATGTAGATGTTCCTGGAAGAGTTTTACAAATGCCGCAAATTCTGAAAAATCCGGAACAGATTTATGGTTATAAGCAGATTTGAAAAGGTGTTTATAATTGGCATAGTCCGGATGGCTCTTATATTACTCATATTCACCCCGTCATTATGGGGATGCATTTATGCCTCTTCACAAAAATATTTATGATCCAGCAAACTATTTAGTGAATCTTCAATTTATTGGGAAAAATATTTTTCTGAAAATTCAATAGAAATGTAATTCCGCTTTTATCTGATTGGGATATGAGTCCAGCAAAAGATTACAGCGATGTAATAAATAATTAGGGGAAAGTATTAAATGAAATAGAAGTTAATGATGAAAAAAGTTCCGATTGAACTTCGAAATTTAAATGCAAACTGCAGATGAATTTCTGAAGATTTTGTTTCATCTGCTTTGAACATTCCAAAAAATAATTGGTGAACGTCCGCAAGTTTGGTTGTATATTCTTACCCATCGCATTTGAAGCATTGAAAGCTAGCCGTGAAGCAGACATCATGCTGATATTTGCTGAAAAATTTTCTTTAATTAATTCATTAACAGAAAATGATTTATCAAATTATCCGGCATTAAGATTATCTGATGCATGGGAAGCAAAGATTTATCCTGATCATGGTTGGGGTAAAGAGGACAAACAACAGATGATTTGTTCTTACAAATTTGTTTTGCAAAAATGAAGCAAATCAAATTGCAGAAAATGCAATTAACTCAATTGCTTCAAAAATAAATACTGATCTTATAAAAGGAATACCATTGTTGTTTTCAATAGTTTAAATTAAGGAGCGAACAGATCCAATAAAATTCACAATGAACTTTGAGAAGGGAAAATCGAAGTCGCTTGATATATTTGATAATGAAGGCAAAAGAATTGAATATCAATTTTAATTTTCAAAATATGATGATGGTAGTTTCAAATCATTTACAGTAAATTTTATTGCAGAAAATATTCCTTCAATCGGTTTCAAAACTTACTACATTAAAAATAGTTCAGAAATTATTGGAAAGAAACAAATCCAAATTCTTACGAAAGTGATTATTATAAAATTTCATTTGCCAATGGCGGAATAAAAAGTATTTATGATAAAGAATTAGAAAAAGAAATTTTGGATACTACAAAATTTTTGGCGGTGAAATATTTACTATGAATTCCGAAGGAAAATGGTGCTGGAGAATTTTGTTGATATTCAGCAGCCAACAATGGAAGGATTTGATTAAATCAAGTAATTACAAAACCAATTGGGAATTAATTGAAAATGGTTCTGTTTACAGTTCATTTTAAATACAGACAGAAAATAAGAAATGCTGTAATGGAGCAAAAATTATACTTTATAGAAAACTGAAACGAATTGATTTTGAAGTATCATTAGTAAATTGGAAGGAGTTTTATATCGCGAATACAGAATGGCACTTCAATAAAATTAGAGAAAGGAAAGTATCTTACAGAAACTGCATTGGAAGTTGTTAATGTTGGTAAAGACGAAATTAAAGAACCAGCAGGGAAAGATATTTAACAGATTGCAAAGAAATTCATCCTCGAGGAATTGAAAACTGGATTGGTGCAAGTGATGAAAACATTGGGGTTACATTAAGTTCATGTGTTGCAGTTGCTGATTATATTGATCCAACCAATGCAAATAATGATAATATTATTTTACAGCCAATACTTTTAGCTTCAAGAAAAGTTGCCATGAAATTAGGTAATGAATATCTTCAAACGGGCGATCATTATTATAGTTTTTCATTAACATCACATTTGCCCGATTGGGAAAATGGATTTCAATTTGGAAAACAAGCTAATGAGAAATTACAAGTCGTTTTAAATCCAAAGCAATATAAAGATGCAAATTTACCGGATGAAAAAGTTTCTTTTTCACTTGATAGTAAAAATATAATTATATCAACATTAAAAAATCAGAAGATGATAATTCAGTTATTATTCGCATGTATGATATTCTTAGGAAGATATTAAACAAAAATAAATAGTTTTGTAAAAATTTCTGGAAAGCATTTAGCACTAACCTAATTGAAGAAAATTACAAAAGTTAGAAACCAATGTCAATGAAATACTTATAAATATTGGGCATCATTCAATTGAGACAATAAAACTGTTCCCAACTGAATGAATTATTTTATAAATATTTCATTTAGATTTTATCCAATTTCAAAAAAAGTAATAATAATTATTAATTAATTCTTAAAACAAATAATTTTATAAATCATGAAAAAATCTATTATAATATTATTTACCATTTTGACGGTAAACATCAATTATGCTCAAAATCTTAAGTATAAAAATCCAAATTACCGGTTAATGAACGAGTTGATGATCTTATATCAAGAATGACTCTAGAAGAAAAATTTTGGCAGCTATTTATGATTCCGGGTGATTTGAGCGATGGAAAAGAAAAATATAAAAACGGAATTTTTGGTTTTCAAGTTTCAACAAAAGGCACATCAAGCAATGCCGCAAGAACAAATACTACAATATGGAAAATCTGGGTCTCCCAGATCTGTTGCAGAAAAATTAATGAAATATAAAAATATTTTGTTGAAGAGACTCAGATGTAGAATCCAATAATTCCTTTGATGAAGACTTAATGGATTGGCAAGAGAAGGTGCAACAGCTTTCCGCAATCAATAGGATTAGCCGCAACGTGGAATACAAATCTAATGAGTGAAGTTGCAAATGCAATTGCAAAAGAAGTGAAATCAAGAGGACTTAAACAAATTTTATCTCCCGTAATAAATATTGCGCGCGATGTTCGCTGGGGAAGAACAGAAGAAACTTATGGAGAAGATCCGTTTTTAACTTCTAAAATGGGCTTAGCTTATATTTCTAAATTTGAAAATAGGCATTATTACAACTCCGAAACATTTTGCAGCAAATGTAGGGGATGGCGGCAGAGACAGTTATCCTATTCATTTTAATGAAAGATTAATGGAAGAAATATATTTTCCGATTTAAAGAATCTGTACAGAAGGGGAATGCACTTTCACTAATGATTTCATAACACTCTATGATGGAACTCCAGTACGGCAAATAATTGGCTCTTAACAAAAAACTAAAAGATGAATGGATTTAAAGGTTTTGTTATTTCCAGATGGTGCGCAATTGGCGGCGCAAATGTTCTTCATTTTACCACTCAGAATTATGCCAGAGTCAACTAAAGAAGCAATTGAAAATGGATTGGATGTAATTTTTCAAACTATATTCTCATTTCCAATTTTATGAAGCTTTTGAAAAGGAATGATTAAAGAATCTACAATAAACAAAGCTGTTGAAAGAGTTTTAACTGCAAAATTTAATTTGGGATTATTTGAAAATCTTATGTAAATCCGAAGATGCAAATAAATTAAACGAAATATTGAAAATAGAGAATTAGCAAAAAGCCGCTCTAGAATCAATTGTATTGTTGAAAATCAAAATAAAATTCTCCGTTAAAAAAAGATTTAAAGAAAATGCAGTAATTGGTGGTGATGCAATTGAAGGCAGACTTGGAGGTTATAGTGGTCCGGGAAATAATGTAATAAGTATTCTGGATAGCATAAAAGAAAAGTAAAGATTTTGCAGATGTTAAATTCTCGAAAGGTTGCGATAGGGAAAGTGTTGAATTTGTTCCAGTCCCGTCGAAAAAATTAATTTGTTATCAAAATGAAAAAAACAAATGGATTATTTGGTAATATTATGATAATCTCAAATTTGAAGGTGGAAGTTACTTTTTCTCAAATTGATGAAAATATAAATTTTAGGTGGACACTTTTTCTCGGATCCGGAAAAGTTAGATTATGATTGGTATTCAGTTAAATGGGAAGGGAAAATTATTGACCTAAAATGGAATTGTTAAAATTGGAATTGAAGGTAACGACGGATTTAAACTTTATTTAAATAACAATTTGATAATTGATAATTGGATTCAAAATTCTTATCGAACTTCAATCGTTGAATATGAGTTTATTAAAATAAAGAATATGATATCTGAATTGAATTTTATACTACAAGTGGTAACGCAAGATGTAAGTTAGTCTGGGATGAAGGTGTTAATAAAAATTGGCTTCCAAGAAATTAATGAAGCTGTAGAGATTGTCAAACAAAGCGATGCAGCAATTGTTGTTGCCGGCATTGAAGAAGGGGAATTTCGCGATAGAGCATATCTAAATTTACAGGTTATCAAGAAAAGTTAATTAAGGATATTGCAAAAACTGGAAAACCGGTAGTTGGAGTATTGGTTGGTGGAAGTGCAATTACAATGAATAATTGGATAGATGAAATAAATGGAATTATTGATGTTTGGTATCCGGGGGATGTTGGTGGAAATGCTGTAGCTGATGTTTTGTTTGGAGATTATAATCCCGCTGGCAGATTGCCAATTACATTTCCAATTCATGAATCACAATCACCACTTTATTACAATCATAAACCAATCTGGAAGAGGTGATGATTACAATAATTTAACCGGACAACCTTTATTTCCTTTTGGTTGATAGCTTGTTATACAGAATTTGAATATAGTAATTTAGTTGTAAGTAAGAAAGAAATCTCTGCCAATGAAAATGTATTAGTTGAATTTCAATTGAAAATAGTGAAATTATTCTGGTGATGAAGTTGTTCAATTATATATTAAAGATTTATTTGCATCTGTTGCCCGACCAATTATCGAACTGAAAGGATTTCCAAAGAGCCATCTAAATGTTGGCGAAACAAAAACAATAAAATTTCAAATTACTCCGGAACTTTAATGATATAGACAAAAATTTAATCAAATTGTTGAGCCGGGTGAATTTAGAATTATGATTGGGAAATTCTTCAAAGATATTAACTCAGACAAACAATAAGTGTAAAAAAACTTAAATTAAAATTCATCAATAAAAAATATTTGGCATTGAATATGTCAAAAATTTCTAGACGGATTTTCTAAAAAATACTGGTACTGGATTATCTGTCATTATTTATGCCATATCTAACTTCCCTAAAATTTCTATCGGAAGAAAATTATCCTAACATTATAATAATTTACACTGATGATTTAGGATATGCTGATATTGGTTCTTAGGTGCAAAGGATATTCAACTCCAAATCTTGATAAAATGGCTGAAGAAGGAATCAGATTTACAGATTTTCATGTTGCGACTGCTGTTTGCAGCGCATCTCGTGCTGCTTTGTTAACCGGATGTTATTCGGAAAGAGTTAGTATAAGAGGAGCTTTATTTCCCGGATCAACAATTGGACTTTAATCCAGATGAAGAAAAATTGCTAAATTATTAAGAAAAAAAAATTACAAAACCGGAATATTTGGCAAATGGCATTTAGGAAGTTATAAACAATTCTTACCTTGCAGCAAGGGGATTCGATGAATATTATAGCTTGCCATATTCAAATGATATGTGGCCGGTTGGATATGATGGTTTACCAGCTGATAATAATTTGAAATCCAGATATCCTGAACTTTCATAATAAGGAAATGAAAAAATAGAAGAAGTAAAAACCTTGAAGATCAAGCTGAATTGACCACAAAATACACAGAACACGCAGTTGATTTTATTAAAAGAAATGCGAAGAATAATTTTTCCTATACTTAGCTCATTCAATGCCGCATGTACCGATTGCCGTATCCGATAAATTTAAAGGAAAAAGTGAACAAGGACTTTACGGTGATGTAATTATGGAAATTGATTGGTCTGTTGGTGAAGTTTTAAATTCACTAAAAGAAAATAATATTGAAGAAAATACTTTAGTAATATTTACAAGTGATAACGGACCTTGGTTAAATTTTGGAAACCAAGCCAGATCTGCATTAACTTTACGGGAAGGTAAAGGTACAATGTGGGAAGGCGAGACACGGGTTCCTTGCATAATGCGTTGGCCCGCAAAAATCCAACAAAAAGTAAATTGCGATAAAATAGCTTCACTAATAGATATACTTCCAACTATTGCCGCTATTACAGAATCACCACTTCAAAAATAAAATAGATGGTGTAAATATTTTACCTTTGCTTCCCAATGAGAATGATGAAAATCCTAGAGATGAATTTTGGCATTACTACGATTATGATTTAATTGCGGTTGAAACAAGATTGGAAATTGATATTTCCATGTACTCAAAGAAGTTATGAAGGTATGCAGCCCGGTGTTGATGGATTTGTGCCAAACATGGAATAAAAAATCAGATTATGAGTTATATGACTTGAAGAATGATATAGAAGAAAAATAATATTATTGACAAACATCCTAAAATTGTAGAACAATTGCAAAGATTGGCGATAAAGCCAGATATGAACTTGGCGATAGATTAACTGGAATAAAGGAAAGAAAATCGGGAGCCTGGAAGAATTGGCTCAGATAGAATTAAATATCAAAAACATTCTGCAATTGGCTCAAATATTATTTTGAAAAATGAACCAAACCCAAAATTTGGTTTTGGCGATAAATCAATTCTTATTGATGGAGTAAGTGGCTCATTTGATCATAATGATGGAAATTGGCTTGGCTTTTGAAGGAAATGATTTTGAAGCGAATTCTTGATTTGAACACTAAAAATTAATTGAAAATATTTCTATAAGTTTTTTGCAGAATCAATTTTGCTGATTTTTCTTCCTAATAAAGTTGAATTTTAATTTCTGATAAAATTAATTTCGAGAAAAATTTTGGAAATAAATTTTGATATAGTTAAAAATAGTAATGTAGATGCTAAAATATTAAAAAAATATTTCAAATAAAATTGTAGATATATTAAAATACTTGCAGAAAATATCAAATCATGTCCAAATTGGCATATTGAAAATATAGGAAAATCTTGGTTACTTGTGGATGAAATTAGTAGATTAAAATCCTAAAAAAAATTGAGAAAGTAATGAAAAATTATTCTTCAAAATTATAATTGTTGTTGTATTGACATTAGAAATATTCCCACAGCAAATTTCAAAATCCAATTAACAAAGAAACTGGTTTAAATTCGGAATGTTATCAATCATTTATTTTTGATGGAGCTTGGTGTTGGTTCTCAGATCCAAGAGCAGTTTACTTTGAAGGTAAATATAAAAGAACATATGCTGGATGGATTGACAGCCATGGTGATGTTACAATCGGATATTATGATCATGAAACGAATCAAATCAAAACTAAGGTTCTTGAAGATAATTATGAAAAGATGATCATGATAATCCTTCATTGATATTTCACATGAAGGAAAATTGATGGTATTTTCACAAAGCATGATACCCAAATCCATTTCAGTTTTTAAAATGAAAATGGGAAGATATAAAATTGTGGAAAAACAAGAATTATTTCTAAATGATACAGTAAATTATTCAGAATTTGTTAACACAAATACTTATGCTAATCCGGTTATTTTATCCGAAGAACAAAATAGATTATATCTTTTCTGGCGAGGTATTGATAACAAACCCTAATTATTCATATTCAAATGATATGGGTAAAACATGGACCAAAAGTAAAATATTTATTTTTACCTAAGCGTATTTATACTATGCGTCGACCTTACTTAAAAGTAACGTCAAAATGGAAAGATAAAATTATG is a genomic window of Ignavibacteriota bacterium containing:
- a CDS encoding glycoside hydrolase family 3 protein — its product is MGKRRCNSFPQSIGLAATWNTNLMSEVANAIAKEVKSRGLKQILSPVINIARDVRWGRTEETYGEDPFLTSKMGLAYISKFENRHYYNSETFCSKCRGWRQRQLSYSF
- a CDS encoding glycoside hydrolase family 3 C-terminal domain-containing protein; the encoded protein is MSKFTGYQEKLIKDIAKTGKPVVGVLVGGSAITMNNWIDEINGIIDVWYPGDVGGNAVADVLFGDYNPAGRLPITFPIHESQSPLYYNHKPIWKR
- a CDS encoding fibronectin type III-like domain-contianing protein; its protein translation is MKDLFASVARPIIELKGFPKSHLNVGETKTIKFQITPEL